GCGCTCGCGTCACAGTCGGTTTTCGAGTACGCGAACATTGCGGCGGGCGAAGCCTTCTACAGCATCGAGAACTTTTCGGTGGCGGGCGGCGAGGTGCGTTCGTCGCTCGGCATGGCGGTGGGCACACGGCCGCTAGGCGGGCGCATGGCGATCGACACGTGGATCGCGGCGGGCGTCAACAACCCGCTCACCGCACCGCCGTCCGCCGAAGTGCTCAGGTTCCTGCGCAAGGCGGCGTTGCGCGCGCGGCGCATTGCCGGCATCTGCACCGGCGGTTTCGTGCTGGCTGAAGCGGGGCTGCTCGCGAACCGGCACGCGACCACGCATTGGGCCTACGCGCGCGCGATGACAGGCAGGTTTCCGGACATCCAGCTCGACGAAGACCGCATCTACGTGGTCGATGGCCCGATCTGGACCTCGGCGGGCATGACCGCCGGACTCGACCTCGCACTCGGGATGGTCGAGAAGGACCTCGGCGCCGATATCGCGCGTTCAGTCGCGCACAAGCTCGTCATGCATCAACGGCGCTCGGGCGGCCAGTCGCAGCATTCGGAAATGCTCGACCTGGCGCCGAAGTCCGACCGCATCCAGGACGCGCTGAACTATGCGCGCAAGCATCTGAGCCGGCCACTCACTGTCGAAGAGCTCGCGAGTCAGGCGCATCTGAGCCCGCGGCAGTTCAGCCGGGTGTTCACTCTGGAGACGGGACAATCGCCCGCGAAGGCGATCGAAGGGTTGCGGCTCGAAGCCGCGCGGTTGATGATCGAAAAGAGCCGGCATTCGCTGGAGGTGATCGCGAAAGAGACGGGGTTTCGCGATCGCCGGCATATGCGCGAAGTGTTCATGCGCGGGTTTGGCGTGCCGCCGCGGGAGATGCGCGGCGAGGCCCGCGCGGGCGCGCGATAAGACAACCGCGCAGCCGGTCAACGAGCGCCGCTCGCCAACTGGAAGCGCCACCGGGCGAGATTCTGCGGATGGTCCACCGTCGCTTTCTGTATGTCGCCTCGAATCAGGTGGCAGATGGTGAGTTGTCCCCTGAACGTTTCCAGTATTTGCACGAGCCTCACGCGCTCCGTGTGGCCTGAAAATCCCAGATCGAAATAAATGACGCGACGCCGCGTGTTCCCGGTCACGAGACTGTCGCCGCCACCGCCGCCCGAACCGCCGGCGATTCCCATCGACGGCACGTCGCGAATCGCCAGGTTCCACGAGAAGCCGTTCTCCGCAATCCACTTCTTCGCGTCTTCATCGCTTTTCATTGCCTTGAGGGCGGCGGGCGGACGGTTGATGTCGTCCGTCGCCATCAGATACCGGTATGAATGCCAGATCCTGAACGTGTTCGAGGCCGGCTTGAACGCGTACATGTCCTTGTCCACCTCGTCGACAAACACCCATTGCTGCGCCGAATCATCGTAGCGGAACCATTCGATGCGCTCGTTCCATTGCAGCACTGGGGCGTCGATGTCGGCACCCGAGAACGTGCCCAACGTACGCGCCTTCACGTTGATGCGAAAGCTCAGGTCGAAGT
The nucleotide sequence above comes from Paraburkholderia sp. FT54. Encoded proteins:
- a CDS encoding GlxA family transcriptional regulator → MHRIGYLLSDRFQVMALASQSVFEYANIAAGEAFYSIENFSVAGGEVRSSLGMAVGTRPLGGRMAIDTWIAAGVNNPLTAPPSAEVLRFLRKAALRARRIAGICTGGFVLAEAGLLANRHATTHWAYARAMTGRFPDIQLDEDRIYVVDGPIWTSAGMTAGLDLALGMVEKDLGADIARSVAHKLVMHQRRSGGQSQHSEMLDLAPKSDRIQDALNYARKHLSRPLTVEELASQAHLSPRQFSRVFTLETGQSPAKAIEGLRLEAARLMIEKSRHSLEVIAKETGFRDRRHMREVFMRGFGVPPREMRGEARAGAR